A DNA window from Streptomyces bacillaris contains the following coding sequences:
- a CDS encoding peptidase has protein sequence MTRFRPRTAPPIRAGGLVAATALLLAAAPPTVASAAPTAAAPVVALGGPAETALHPYAEGGDGPKRSTARITVTGADDTAYEGEFTVTFDLTGAAGIADVAFEPEAGIECAATAPGSATCTGHGISPGRSTVTDLLLTAAKGSEQGDTGTVRITGEAQGAAFTPFTTEVTVGGPDLVMHRLPFDHEPVPGQKQQAPITFTNRGSRAADGVVLTLRHSRGLDIPQRYSNCAYTTDEAWTTARCTVEGAFEAGATYTLAAPLTLKTTDRAYRDIFGYGIHEAGAGPDTVRGATAARAARGPAGGSDDVLRAVPAPRPMAARALDLEPGDNEHEADFRTENTADFVAYGDTASGQAGATVTARLGFRNDGPAWIGHLRSGESVAAVDFSVPQGATVTSAPEGCRGVSAEGTALPTGWTGPAPRYVCPTPATVRDDGGLDLAFGLRIDKVLLGAVGRVVVRGPELRAAGLPFDPEPGNNTARVVLNGQSGGPSPAPSDGPGDGASGTPGSATPTPTPGGAGAGAGHTVAPGAVPNTATGNGGSLAATGSPTAMAASGLAVTALTAGLVLFTAARRRRRA, from the coding sequence ATGACACGATTCCGCCCGCGCACCGCGCCGCCGATCAGGGCGGGCGGCCTCGTGGCCGCCACCGCCCTGCTGCTCGCCGCCGCCCCGCCCACCGTGGCCTCCGCCGCGCCCACGGCCGCCGCCCCGGTGGTCGCGCTGGGCGGCCCGGCGGAGACGGCGCTGCATCCGTACGCGGAGGGCGGCGACGGGCCGAAGCGGTCGACGGCCCGGATCACGGTGACGGGCGCGGACGACACGGCGTACGAGGGCGAGTTCACGGTCACCTTCGACCTGACCGGCGCGGCGGGCATCGCGGACGTGGCCTTCGAACCGGAGGCCGGGATCGAGTGCGCGGCCACCGCCCCCGGGTCGGCCACCTGCACCGGCCACGGCATCTCGCCCGGCCGCTCCACCGTCACCGACCTCCTCCTCACCGCCGCCAAGGGCAGCGAGCAGGGCGACACCGGCACGGTCCGGATCACCGGCGAGGCCCAGGGCGCGGCCTTCACGCCCTTCACCACCGAGGTCACCGTCGGCGGCCCCGACCTGGTGATGCACCGGCTCCCCTTCGACCACGAGCCCGTCCCCGGCCAGAAGCAGCAGGCGCCGATCACCTTCACCAACCGGGGCAGCCGCGCCGCCGACGGCGTCGTCCTCACCCTGCGCCACTCGCGCGGCCTGGACATCCCGCAGCGCTACTCCAACTGCGCGTACACGACGGACGAGGCCTGGACCACCGCCCGCTGCACGGTGGAGGGCGCCTTCGAGGCGGGCGCGACCTACACGCTGGCCGCCCCGCTGACCCTGAAGACCACGGACCGTGCCTACCGAGACATCTTCGGGTACGGCATCCACGAGGCGGGCGCGGGTCCGGACACGGTCCGAGGCGCGACGGCCGCCCGCGCCGCCCGGGGACCGGCAGGGGGTTCGGACGACGTGCTCCGGGCCGTCCCCGCCCCGAGGCCCATGGCGGCCCGCGCCCTGGACCTCGAACCGGGCGACAACGAGCACGAGGCCGACTTCCGTACGGAGAACACGGCCGACTTCGTCGCGTACGGGGACACCGCCTCCGGCCAGGCGGGCGCCACGGTCACCGCGCGCCTCGGCTTCCGCAACGACGGCCCGGCCTGGATCGGCCACCTCCGCTCCGGCGAGAGCGTCGCCGCCGTCGACTTCAGCGTGCCCCAGGGCGCGACGGTCACCTCGGCACCGGAGGGGTGCCGGGGCGTGAGCGCCGAGGGCACGGCCCTGCCGACGGGGTGGACCGGCCCCGCGCCGCGTTACGTCTGCCCGACCCCGGCGACCGTCCGCGACGACGGCGGCCTGGACCTCGCCTTCGGACTGCGGATCGACAAGGTGCTGCTGGGCGCGGTGGGCCGGGTCGTGGTGCGCGGCCCGGAGCTGCGGGCGGCGGGGCTGCCGTTCGACCCGGAGCCGGGCAACAACACGGCGCGCGTGGTGCTGAACGGGCAGAGCGGCGGCCCGTCGCCCGCTCCCTCGGACGGGCCGGGCGACGGCGCCTCCGGTACGCCGGGTTCCGCGACACCGACCCCGACGCCCGGGGGAGCGGGGGCGGGAGCGGGCCACACGGTCGCGCCCGGTGCCGTGCCGAACACCGCCACCGGGAACGGCGGCAGCCTGGCCGCCACCGGCTCGCCGACGGCGATGGCCGCGTCGGGCCTGGCGGTGACGGCCCTGACGGCGGGCCTGGTGCTGTTCACGGCGGCGAGGCGCCGCCGGAGGGCCTGA